One region of Epilithonimonas zeae genomic DNA includes:
- the kduI gene encoding 5-dehydro-4-deoxy-D-glucuronate isomerase: protein MTTSEFRYAHHPNDAKKYTTEDLRREFLINNLFQEGQIKLVYTMYDRLIVGGAMPTDKALKLETIDELKAENFLDRREIGIINVGGKGKITVDGTVYELNNKEALYIGKGNKNVTFENVEGEQAYFYINSAPAHHSYPTKKVTKNEAEIVELGDSKYANRRTINKLLVNSVLETCQLQMGMTELHEGSVWNTMPSHTHTRRMEAYFYFDLEEGQTVSHFMGQPQETRHIFLKNRDAVISPEWSIHSGVGTSNYTFIWGMAGENMDYGDMDAVKTDELK from the coding sequence ATGACAACTTCAGAATTCAGATACGCTCATCATCCGAATGATGCAAAAAAATACACAACAGAAGATCTTAGAAGAGAATTCCTAATCAACAATTTATTTCAAGAAGGACAAATCAAATTAGTCTATACAATGTACGACAGATTAATTGTAGGAGGAGCAATGCCAACAGACAAAGCTTTAAAGCTTGAAACAATTGATGAACTAAAAGCTGAAAACTTTCTAGACAGAAGAGAAATCGGAATCATCAATGTTGGTGGGAAAGGAAAAATAACAGTTGACGGAACAGTTTACGAACTTAATAATAAGGAAGCATTATATATAGGAAAAGGAAATAAAAACGTAACTTTTGAAAATGTTGAGGGTGAACAAGCATATTTCTATATCAATTCTGCTCCGGCTCATCATTCTTATCCAACAAAAAAGGTTACAAAAAATGAAGCTGAAATCGTAGAATTAGGTGATTCGAAATATGCTAATAGAAGAACAATCAATAAGCTACTAGTAAACAGTGTTCTCGAAACTTGTCAACTTCAGATGGGAATGACGGAATTGCACGAAGGAAGCGTTTGGAATACAATGCCTTCTCACACGCATACCAGAAGAATGGAAGCTTACTTCTACTTCGATTTGGAAGAAGGTCAAACGGTTTCTCATTTTATGGGACAACCTCAGGAAACAAGACACATTTTCCTTAAAAATAGAGATGCCGTGATTTCTCCGGAATGGTCTATCCACTCTGGTGTTGGGACTTCCAATTATACATTTATCTGGGGAATGGCGGGAGAAAATATGGACTACGGCGATATGGATGCTGTAAAAACGGACGAATTAAAATAA
- the uxaC gene encoding glucuronate isomerase produces the protein MNTLTKPFITDTFLLKNKFAEELYFRFAENQPIIDYHNHLPPKEIAENRQFENITQVWIGGDHYKWRAMRTMGVNEKFITGDASDKEKFAAWAKTVPNTLRNPLFHWTHLELARYFDVYDLLSEKNADQVYENVSAQLQTPEKSVRGLLKMRNVETVCTTEDPIDTLEYHQTIKQNNIGITVSTAFRPDKAILIDNEDYNSYIDKLVESAGIEINSYKDVQDALIKRIEYFHANGCRLCDHGLNNISFETFTDSEINSIFETKRKGETLTPHQIEQFKTAILLFLGETYHSFGWVQQYHLGALRNNNARMLKVLGPDTGWDSIGDFSQAANLSRFLNTLDSKDKLTKTIIYNLNPADNEIMATMIGNFNDGSVKGKVQFGSGWWFLDQKDGMEKQMNALSNMGLISTFVGMLTDSRSFLSFPRHEYFRRVLCNLLGNEIESGELPEDLDLVGKVVADICYFNAKEYFNF, from the coding sequence ATGAACACACTTACAAAACCATTTATCACAGATACATTTCTATTAAAGAACAAATTCGCTGAGGAGTTGTATTTCAGATTTGCTGAAAACCAACCAATCATCGATTATCATAACCATTTGCCTCCGAAAGAGATTGCAGAAAACCGTCAGTTTGAGAACATTACTCAGGTTTGGATTGGTGGTGACCATTACAAATGGAGAGCGATGAGAACAATGGGCGTTAACGAAAAATTCATCACCGGAGACGCTTCTGACAAAGAAAAATTCGCAGCTTGGGCAAAAACAGTTCCGAATACATTGAGAAATCCTTTGTTCCATTGGACACATTTAGAATTAGCAAGATATTTCGATGTTTACGATTTGTTAAGCGAAAAAAACGCTGACCAAGTTTACGAAAATGTATCCGCTCAGCTTCAAACGCCAGAGAAATCTGTTCGAGGATTGTTAAAAATGAGAAACGTAGAAACGGTTTGTACGACAGAAGACCCGATTGACACTTTAGAGTATCATCAAACAATCAAACAAAATAATATCGGAATCACAGTTAGCACGGCTTTCCGTCCGGACAAAGCGATTTTGATTGATAACGAGGATTATAATTCTTACATCGATAAATTAGTCGAATCTGCAGGCATCGAAATCAACTCTTACAAGGATGTACAGGATGCGCTAATCAAAAGGATTGAATACTTTCACGCCAATGGATGCAGATTGTGTGACCACGGATTGAATAACATTTCTTTTGAAACGTTCACAGATTCAGAAATCAACTCAATTTTTGAAACGAAGAGAAAAGGAGAAACCTTAACGCCACATCAGATTGAGCAGTTCAAAACAGCAATTTTGCTGTTCTTGGGTGAGACTTACCATTCATTTGGTTGGGTTCAGCAATATCATTTGGGCGCTTTGAGAAACAACAATGCAAGAATGTTGAAAGTTCTTGGACCAGACACAGGTTGGGATTCCATAGGCGATTTCAGTCAGGCTGCGAACCTTTCGAGATTCCTGAACACATTGGATTCTAAGGACAAGTTGACTAAAACAATCATCTATAACCTGAATCCAGCCGATAACGAAATTATGGCAACAATGATTGGGAATTTCAATGACGGTTCAGTGAAAGGAAAAGTTCAATTTGGTTCCGGATGGTGGTTTTTGGACCAAAAAGACGGAATGGAAAAACAAATGAACGCCCTTTCCAATATGGGACTCATCAGCACATTTGTTGGGATGCTGACCGATTCCAGAAGCTTTCTTTCGTTCCCAAGACACGAGTATTTCAGACGTGTATTGTGTAACCTTTTAGGAAACGAAATCGAGTCTGGCGAACTTCCTGAGGATTTGGATTTGGTAGGAAAAGTTGTGGCAGATATTTGTTATTTTAACGCTAAGGAATATTTCAACTTTTAA
- a CDS encoding gluconate 5-dehydrogenase: protein MKNLFDLTGKVALVTGGTHGLGLAMAEGLASAGAELVVTSTTPSKLEEAIAYYQSKGYKATGYIFDVTDEKIAAEKVAEIETNHKQIDILINNAGIIKRIPALEMEVSDFRKVIDVDLTGPFIMSQLVAKNMIARKSGKIINICSMMSELGRDNVVAYASAKGGLKMLTKNLATEWAKHNIQVNGIGPGYFATSQTEPIRVDGHPFNEFIISRTPEGRWGNPEDLAGTAIFLASEASQFINGQIIYVDGGILATIGKPSNE, encoded by the coding sequence ATGAAAAATTTATTTGACTTAACTGGAAAAGTAGCATTAGTAACTGGAGGAACACACGGTTTAGGTTTGGCAATGGCAGAAGGTTTGGCTTCAGCAGGAGCGGAATTGGTTGTAACCAGTACTACTCCATCCAAATTGGAAGAAGCCATTGCTTATTACCAGTCAAAAGGATACAAAGCAACAGGATATATTTTTGATGTGACAGACGAGAAAATTGCTGCTGAAAAAGTGGCAGAAATCGAAACCAATCACAAGCAAATCGATATCCTTATTAATAATGCCGGAATCATCAAAAGAATCCCGGCTCTGGAAATGGAAGTTTCCGATTTCCGAAAAGTGATTGATGTAGATTTGACAGGACCTTTCATTATGTCTCAGTTGGTCGCCAAAAATATGATTGCAAGAAAATCTGGTAAAATTATCAACATTTGTTCTATGATGAGCGAATTGGGTCGTGATAATGTTGTGGCTTACGCTTCTGCAAAAGGCGGATTGAAAATGCTTACTAAAAATTTAGCAACAGAATGGGCAAAACATAATATCCAAGTAAACGGAATCGGTCCCGGATATTTTGCGACGTCTCAGACAGAACCAATCCGTGTGGATGGACATCCTTTCAATGAGTTCATTATCAGCAGAACACCGGAAGGTCGTTGGGGTAATCCCGAAGATTTGGCTGGAACAGCAATATTTTTAGCTTCCGAAGCGAGTCAGTTTATTAATGGACAAATCATCTACGTTGACGGCGGAATCTTAGCAACCATCGGAAAACCTTCAAACGAATAA
- a CDS encoding cupin domain-containing protein: METKQTSKIYYKSDSTEWEKIDEYIDRQIVGYDESVMMVNVRFKKGGIGYKHKHPHIQVTYVAEGKFEVNIGEDISILKKGDSFFVPSNVLHGVECLEDGILVDVFSPFREDFIKY, encoded by the coding sequence ATGGAAACAAAACAAACATCCAAAATATATTACAAATCCGATTCAACAGAATGGGAGAAAATAGATGAATACATCGACCGCCAAATTGTAGGCTACGACGAATCTGTAATGATGGTGAATGTCCGTTTCAAAAAAGGCGGAATTGGTTACAAACACAAACATCCTCATATTCAGGTGACTTATGTTGCAGAAGGAAAATTTGAAGTCAACATCGGAGAAGATATTTCAATTTTGAAGAAAGGCGATTCATTCTTCGTTCCTTCCAATGTTCTTCACGGCGTCGAATGTCTGGAAGACGGGATTTTGGTAGATGTTTTCAGTCCGTTTAGAGAAGATTTTATAAAGTATTAA